A region of bacterium DNA encodes the following proteins:
- a CDS encoding AAA family ATPase, with amino-acid sequence MNFAEIRQSAKIYSPAIKMDLVFSLGARRKVFSILSWLAWISLFAAILTFLSQNFGFSEIYEFRQKMTGVFVLVFSLWTIVFLVNSFYYSFFFKGLPMRLPEKGDENLTKGKNGTSVSFTVASIVYSAREDITVAFLKSKYGILILKRLGLGQDSVVEFLTSKREPLLPVIFSVPSEKVTLLEFSDAVFAEDQEFASYLARRGIDRGEFKGAALWVEEMHENMRLALRFWSKERLGAISGIGKDWSYGGAYILEKYAQDITSVSKSRTTLNKTESGEKELWEMENVLSKNSEANILLVGEDGGIKKELVYRLAAKISSGKALPAIEHKRVFLFDGNSFVTVTGNKQSFESELRKVFFDIVRSGNVIIVIENLPEFLESARTMGTDLVPLLEPFLVSPDVHVVALSSPDGFHNLLEQNALFMKLFEKIQVKNEDSSATLATVKKAALAFEAKDGLFFTFQAVAEIVRSAERYFSDGVLSDKAIDLISEIASRSISSGKKTVRKEDVLLAVESKTGIPASVPKQAEKEKLLNLEKLLKERVIGQTEALQAVANSLRRARLGLTNPNRPIGSFLFLGPTGVGKTETTKALASVFFGGEADIIRLDMSEFRTADALERLIGIFGTSRAGVLSSKLREKPYGVLLLDEFEKTSPEVLDLFLQILDEGVFSDMAGKKVNARNLIIVATSNAGSELIWEMNKAGGLPDKKNIVDDIVRRGIYKPELLNRFDGVILFRPLSREEMKAVAKIMLNRLQKRLQEKGVELVITEELVNFLAERGYDPQFGARPMNRAIQDTVEKIIAEKMLRGEISAGSKVALSGADLRS; translated from the coding sequence ATGAATTTCGCTGAAATTAGACAATCGGCAAAAATTTATTCTCCCGCCATTAAAATGGATTTGGTATTTTCTCTTGGTGCCCGAAGAAAGGTTTTCTCTATATTGTCATGGCTTGCGTGGATTTCCTTGTTTGCGGCCATTTTGACTTTTTTGTCGCAAAACTTCGGTTTTTCCGAAATTTACGAATTCAGGCAAAAGATGACTGGCGTTTTCGTGCTCGTCTTCAGCTTATGGACTATTGTATTTCTTGTAAATTCTTTTTACTATTCGTTTTTTTTCAAGGGACTTCCAATGCGTTTGCCGGAAAAGGGGGATGAAAATTTAACCAAGGGGAAAAACGGGACGAGTGTCTCTTTCACAGTCGCTTCCATAGTATATTCCGCGCGAGAAGACATCACTGTTGCTTTTCTCAAATCCAAGTACGGCATTTTGATTTTAAAACGTTTAGGTCTCGGGCAGGACTCTGTAGTGGAATTCCTAACGTCCAAAAGAGAACCTCTTTTGCCTGTGATATTTTCCGTTCCGTCAGAAAAAGTTACTCTTTTGGAATTTTCAGACGCGGTTTTTGCCGAAGACCAAGAGTTCGCGTCATACCTGGCTCGCCGTGGTATTGATAGGGGCGAATTTAAAGGGGCGGCCTTGTGGGTGGAAGAAATGCATGAAAATATGCGTCTGGCTTTGCGCTTTTGGAGCAAAGAACGTCTCGGCGCCATTTCCGGAATAGGCAAGGACTGGTCTTATGGCGGAGCTTATATCTTGGAAAAATACGCTCAAGATATAACTTCGGTCTCAAAAAGCAGGACAACTCTCAACAAAACGGAAAGTGGCGAAAAAGAGCTGTGGGAAATGGAAAATGTTTTGAGCAAAAACAGCGAGGCCAACATTCTGCTTGTTGGAGAAGACGGTGGAATAAAAAAGGAACTTGTTTATCGGTTGGCCGCCAAAATTTCAAGCGGAAAAGCGCTGCCGGCTATAGAACATAAAAGAGTTTTTCTTTTTGACGGCAACTCTTTTGTAACGGTTACCGGAAACAAACAGTCGTTTGAGTCGGAACTGCGTAAAGTTTTTTTTGATATCGTCCGTTCCGGCAACGTCATTATAGTCATTGAAAACTTGCCGGAGTTTTTAGAAAGCGCGAGGACCATGGGGACAGATCTTGTTCCTTTGCTTGAGCCGTTTCTTGTTTCGCCGGATGTGCATGTTGTGGCCCTTTCTTCTCCGGACGGATTTCACAATCTTTTGGAGCAAAACGCTCTTTTCATGAAGCTTTTTGAAAAGATTCAGGTAAAAAACGAGGACAGCTCGGCAACTTTAGCCACAGTCAAAAAAGCGGCTTTGGCATTTGAAGCCAAGGACGGACTTTTTTTCACATTTCAAGCGGTGGCTGAAATTGTAAGAAGCGCGGAAAGATATTTTTCCGACGGCGTGCTGTCGGATAAAGCCATTGATTTGATTTCGGAAATAGCGTCTCGTTCCATATCTTCCGGCAAAAAAACGGTACGCAAGGAAGACGTGCTTTTGGCGGTTGAGAGCAAGACGGGAATTCCCGCCAGTGTCCCCAAGCAGGCCGAAAAGGAAAAACTGCTAAATTTGGAAAAACTTTTGAAGGAAAGGGTCATCGGTCAAACCGAAGCGCTTCAGGCGGTGGCTAACTCTCTGCGTCGGGCGCGCTTGGGACTTACGAATCCGAACCGTCCAATAGGGTCGTTCCTTTTTCTGGGGCCTACGGGAGTCGGCAAAACGGAAACAACCAAAGCTCTGGCCTCGGTGTTTTTCGGAGGCGAGGCCGATATTATTCGCCTGGATATGTCCGAGTTTAGGACGGCAGACGCACTGGAGCGGCTTATAGGAATTTTCGGAACTTCGCGGGCGGGTGTTCTTTCTTCCAAGTTGCGTGAAAAGCCATACGGAGTTCTGCTCTTGGACGAGTTTGAGAAGACATCTCCCGAAGTTTTGGATTTGTTTTTGCAGATTCTTGACGAAGGAGTGTTTTCGGACATGGCGGGTAAAAAAGTAAACGCTCGTAACCTCATAATTGTCGCGACTTCAAATGCCGGAAGCGAGCTTATATGGGAGATGAATAAAGCCGGTGGCTTGCCGGACAAGAAAAATATCGTAGACGACATAGTGAGGCGCGGAATTTACAAACCGGAACTTTTGAACCGGTTTGACGGAGTGATTTTGTTTAGACCGCTAAGCCGTGAAGAAATGAAAGCCGTCGCGAAAATAATGCTCAATCGTTTGCAAAAACGGCTTCAGGAAAAGGGTGTGGAACTTGTCATAACGGAAGAACTTGTGAATTTTTTAGCGGAAAGAGGTTACGACCCGCAGTTTGGCGCGCGTCCAATGAACCGCGCCATTCAGGATACTGTGGAAAAAATAATCGCTGAAAAAATGTTGCGCGGTGAAATCTCCGCCGGTTCAAAAGTGGCGTTAAGCGGGGCGGACTTGCGATCTTAA
- a CDS encoding type II secretion system protein has product MKHHSHKAGFTLVELLVVISVIGLLSSVVLASIEGTRAKARDTVRIQTFSQLETALALYHDRHGVYPCGDNNGRYDSSVSAGFINGAGEDQDSCTGGPLTGLFEEGFFVEWIKDPINSQPQGWFYFYQLPDITAPDHRQSYVLYTRLESTPKLMKEDGGKCDNFYEVGPDAGLVDLIFVVVVPYFGVPCN; this is encoded by the coding sequence ATGAAACATCACAGTCACAAAGCGGGTTTTACATTGGTAGAGCTTCTGGTGGTGATATCCGTAATCGGCCTGCTTTCGTCCGTGGTTCTTGCGAGTATAGAGGGCACCAGGGCGAAAGCGCGCGATACCGTACGCATTCAAACGTTTTCCCAGTTGGAAACAGCGCTAGCTCTTTATCACGACAGGCATGGTGTTTACCCCTGCGGTGACAACAACGGAAGATACGACTCTTCCGTAAGCGCTGGTTTTATAAACGGCGCGGGAGAGGACCAAGACAGTTGCACAGGAGGTCCATTGACCGGGCTTTTTGAAGAGGGCTTCTTTGTAGAGTGGATAAAAGACCCGATAAACTCGCAACCGCAAGGATGGTTTTATTTTTACCAACTGCCCGATATAACAGCTCCTGACCACCGACAAAGTTATGTTCTATACACGCGTCTGGAAAGTACTCCGAAATTGATGAAAGAAGACGGCGGCAAATGTGATAATTTTTACGAAGTAGGTCCGGATGCCGGATTGGTAGACCTGATTTTCGTAGTAGTGGTTCCATATTTTGGAGTACCTTGCAATTAG
- a CDS encoding class I fructose-bisphosphate aldolase — protein MNSESSLSLSEVVKNLMASGKGILAADESVGTAEKRFVAEGIECSEENRRKWRELLLSAPGAEKYLSGVILYDETIRQSDNDGVSFPKLLSQRGIATGIKVDQKTSPFENSPQEEVTNGLEGLSDRLSEYAEMGAKFTKWRAVVRIGDNLPTEEAVRENARRMAKYAGLAQEKGMVPMVEPEVLLEGNHTLKRCEEVVRNTLGITFEELNKEGINLGGLILKTSMVLQGNKSGEKWGSKEIAEATMRSLLAKVPKETAGVVFLSGGQTPQQATENLNEIAKIAKNKDAPWPLTFSYSRAIQDPIMKAWAGKDENIERAQEIFLKRLKETAQASEGRYEVA, from the coding sequence ATGAATTCTGAATCTTCTTTAAGTTTAAGTGAAGTGGTAAAAAATCTAATGGCATCGGGTAAGGGAATTTTGGCCGCTGACGAGAGTGTCGGCACGGCTGAAAAAAGATTTGTGGCGGAGGGTATTGAGTGCAGTGAAGAAAATAGGAGAAAATGGCGCGAGCTTCTTTTGTCCGCGCCTGGAGCCGAAAAGTATCTTTCCGGAGTAATTTTATACGATGAGACGATACGGCAGTCCGATAACGACGGGGTTTCTTTCCCTAAACTTTTGAGCCAAAGGGGAATCGCGACAGGAATCAAGGTTGACCAAAAGACGAGTCCCTTTGAAAATTCGCCACAAGAAGAAGTGACAAACGGGCTTGAGGGGCTATCCGATCGTCTCTCTGAATACGCGGAAATGGGGGCAAAGTTTACCAAATGGAGGGCAGTGGTTAGAATCGGCGATAATTTGCCTACCGAAGAAGCTGTTAGAGAAAATGCCAGGCGAATGGCAAAGTACGCAGGTTTGGCGCAGGAAAAAGGAATGGTGCCGATGGTGGAGCCGGAAGTTTTGCTTGAAGGAAATCACACATTGAAGAGATGCGAAGAGGTTGTGAGAAATACCCTCGGCATTACTTTTGAAGAGTTGAATAAAGAGGGAATAAATTTGGGCGGTTTGATTTTGAAGACAAGTATGGTTTTGCAGGGAAACAAGTCCGGAGAGAAATGGGGTTCCAAAGAAATCGCGGAAGCGACCATGCGTTCTCTTTTGGCCAAAGTACCCAAAGAAACTGCCGGTGTCGTATTTCTTTCCGGCGGGCAGACGCCACAGCAAGCTACGGAAAACTTAAACGAAATAGCGAAAATAGCCAAGAATAAAGACGCGCCATGGCCTCTTACTTTTTCCTATTCTCGAGCCATCCAAGACCCCATCATGAAGGCCTGGGCCGGAAAAGATGAAAATATTGAGAGAGCGCAAGAAATATTTTTGAAGAGATTGAAAGAAACGGCACAAGCGAGCGAGGGGCGGTATGAAGTCGCGTAG
- a CDS encoding PQQ-dependent sugar dehydrogenase gives MKKSIAIAIAVLVVVLSGVFFGDDLKKFFFASQSPPKDVAVTDMKGKQSEDVEEVATGLKVPWDMAFLPEGDFLVTERPGTLLRIGDGQRRYEISGVRHIGEGGLLGIALHPDFSQNRFVYLYFTSQVGGQIENRVERYRFENDELSGREVILSGIPGASYHDGGRIEFGPDGFLYITTGDAGNAGLAQNKNSLAGKILRLNDDGATAADNPFGNAVWSYGHRNPQGLVWDGEGRLWSTEHGRSGALSGFDELNIIEKGGNYGWPTIQGDERKEGMNAPVLHSGSDYTWAPASATYYDGSIFFGGLRGEALFEAVLSATSKPELKIHFREEYGRVRMARMGDDGFLYISTSNTDGRGTPGSGDDRILKINPEIFR, from the coding sequence ATGAAAAAAAGTATTGCCATTGCAATAGCGGTTTTGGTTGTAGTTTTATCCGGAGTGTTTTTTGGCGATGATTTAAAAAAGTTTTTCTTTGCTTCGCAGAGTCCGCCGAAAGATGTCGCGGTTACGGATATGAAAGGAAAACAGTCGGAAGACGTGGAAGAAGTGGCGACAGGGCTGAAGGTTCCATGGGATATGGCTTTTCTGCCGGAAGGTGATTTTTTGGTGACAGAACGGCCCGGCACGCTTTTGCGAATCGGGGACGGCCAAAGGCGTTATGAAATTTCGGGCGTGCGACATATCGGCGAAGGCGGTCTTTTGGGCATAGCTCTTCATCCGGACTTCTCACAAAACCGCTTCGTCTATCTTTACTTCACCTCGCAGGTTGGCGGACAAATTGAAAATCGCGTGGAGAGATATCGTTTTGAAAATGACGAACTTTCGGGCAGGGAAGTGATTCTCTCCGGAATTCCCGGCGCCTCTTACCATGACGGAGGAAGGATTGAATTTGGTCCGGACGGATTTTTGTATATTACAACCGGAGACGCCGGCAATGCCGGCCTCGCCCAAAATAAAAATTCTCTTGCCGGAAAAATTTTGCGTTTAAACGACGATGGCGCCACTGCTGCCGACAACCCTTTTGGGAACGCCGTTTGGAGTTACGGACACAGAAATCCGCAAGGTCTCGTCTGGGACGGGGAGGGACGGCTTTGGAGCACGGAACACGGCCGTTCCGGAGCTCTCTCGGGTTTTGACGAGTTGAATATTATAGAAAAAGGAGGCAATTACGGCTGGCCGACAATTCAAGGGGACGAGCGCAAAGAAGGGATGAATGCGCCGGTTTTACATTCCGGTTCCGACTATACTTGGGCGCCCGCGTCGGCCACCTATTATGATGGAAGCATATTTTTCGGCGGGCTTCGCGGAGAAGCTCTTTTTGAAGCGGTTTTAAGCGCCACAAGCAAACCTGAACTCAAAATTCATTTTCGGGAAGAATATGGGCGCGTGCGAATGGCAAGAATGGGGGACGATGGATTTCTATATATAAGCACGAGCAACACGGACGGCAGAGGAACTCCCGGAAGTGGAGACGACAGGATTTTAAAAATCAATCCTGAAATTTTCAGATAA
- a CDS encoding Gmad2 immunoglobulin-like domain-containing protein — MKKTILILGIVALLGLGYWIYVKDTEREEPQVTVTSFEECANAGFPIMESYPRQCRDSEGNLFVENVGNLIEKMDFIRLTSPRPSTEITSPVKITGEARGTWFFEANFPISVVDWDGLIIGEGYATSLGEWMTTDFVPFEAEVEFDISQIRGNYSNRGALILQKANPSDLSENDDALEIPIFFVIDQE, encoded by the coding sequence ATGAAAAAAACTATTCTTATTTTGGGGATTGTGGCGCTTTTGGGACTCGGATATTGGATTTATGTAAAAGATACGGAGAGGGAAGAGCCACAGGTGACCGTAACTTCATTTGAAGAATGCGCGAACGCGGGATTTCCCATAATGGAAAGCTATCCAAGGCAATGTCGCGACAGTGAGGGTAACTTGTTCGTGGAAAATGTCGGCAATTTAATTGAAAAAATGGATTTTATCCGTCTGACAAGCCCTCGGCCAAGCACGGAAATAACAAGTCCCGTGAAGATAACAGGAGAAGCGAGAGGCACGTGGTTTTTTGAAGCCAATTTTCCGATTTCTGTCGTGGATTGGGATGGACTTATAATAGGGGAGGGATACGCCACTTCTTTAGGCGAATGGATGACCACTGATTTTGTGCCGTTTGAGGCGGAAGTGGAATTTGACATCTCGCAAATCAGGGGAAACTATTCAAACAGAGGGGCTTTGATTTTGCAAAAGGCCAACCCTTCCGACCTTTCTGAAAACGACGATGCGCTTGAGATTCCGATATTTTTTGTAATAGACCAGGAGTAG
- the dprA gene encoding DNA-processing protein DprA has protein sequence MDYPLSTITGEKMPERLRQIPVSPKKLHYRGNLPDWSGKFLCVVGSRKYTPYGKSVCENLIAGLSGYPITVVSGLALGIDGIAHEAALSAGLVTLAFPGSGLDWKVLYPSSHAGLAQKILERGGAIFSESEPDFRARPESFPQRNRIMAGISHAILVIEAELKSGTLITSRLATEYNRDVFTIPHSIFSKTGEGPHMLLKLGATLITSPSDILDAFDIGPEKKDTEFSPNKYADCMPDELLVIEKLTIPQSRDGLIRQLPFPASQVNSILTMLEIRGLVKEELGRIRIVN, from the coding sequence ATGGATTATCCCCTTTCCACGATTACAGGCGAAAAAATGCCGGAACGTCTTCGTCAAATACCCGTATCGCCGAAAAAACTCCACTACAGAGGTAACCTCCCCGACTGGAGCGGTAAATTCCTCTGTGTTGTCGGTTCCCGAAAATATACACCCTACGGAAAAAGTGTTTGCGAAAATCTGATAGCCGGCCTTTCGGGCTATCCGATAACAGTAGTATCGGGTCTGGCTTTGGGAATTGACGGCATAGCTCATGAAGCGGCGCTTTCTGCCGGCCTCGTTACTTTGGCTTTTCCGGGTTCCGGCCTTGACTGGAAAGTTTTGTATCCATCATCTCACGCGGGGCTGGCCCAAAAAATTCTGGAAAGAGGAGGCGCGATTTTTTCGGAGTCAGAGCCGGATTTCCGAGCCCGACCCGAAAGTTTTCCTCAAAGAAACAGAATTATGGCGGGAATTTCCCACGCCATTTTGGTAATAGAGGCCGAGTTAAAATCAGGCACGCTTATCACTTCTCGTCTGGCGACGGAATACAACCGCGACGTATTCACCATTCCTCACTCCATATTTTCAAAAACCGGCGAGGGACCGCACATGCTTCTGAAACTCGGCGCCACTTTGATAACTTCACCAAGCGACATTTTAGACGCTTTTGATATTGGTCCTGAAAAGAAAGACACTGAATTTTCACCCAATAAATACGCCGACTGCATGCCCGACGAACTTCTCGTAATAGAAAAGCTCACGATACCCCAATCCCGCGACGGACTCATACGGCAGTTGCCTTTTCCGGCTTCTCAGGTAAATTCCATTTTAACAATGTTGGAGATAAGAGGTCTGGTGAAGGAAGAGTTAGGAAGGATAAGAATCGTGAATTGA
- a CDS encoding tRNA-dihydrouridine synthase has product MKLGFWENLKKKAAGESRPIFVLAPMADVTDAAFRQIIPKYSRAEDDACGGDSTIRQTGGVLDAMWTEFVSADGLCHEKAREKLSVDLKYSEEERPIVAQLFTSNPENMKNAAKLCANLGFDGVDINMGCPDRKVEKQGAGAALMKNPPLARALIRAAKEGVSDASKNIPVSVKTRLGYNKDELEDWLPELLAENPAVVTIHARTRKEMSKVPARWERIKEVVKIRDALGSQALIFGNGDVSSIEDGVKRVGESLADGVMLGKAIFGRPDLFSDSRELENNSEEIFPEKRLRIMIEHTKLFEDFFVNENSGKFLGVKKSFAIMKKHYKAYVSDFSKAKELRMKLMETENAHEVENVVNSFLLT; this is encoded by the coding sequence ATGAAATTGGGGTTTTGGGAAAATCTAAAGAAAAAGGCGGCAGGCGAAAGCAGGCCGATTTTTGTTTTGGCTCCGATGGCCGATGTCACGGACGCGGCTTTTCGGCAAATTATCCCCAAATACAGCCGCGCGGAGGATGACGCATGTGGTGGTGATTCTACAATACGCCAGACGGGTGGCGTATTGGATGCTATGTGGACGGAATTTGTTTCGGCAGACGGGCTTTGCCACGAGAAGGCAAGAGAAAAACTTTCGGTTGATTTAAAATACTCCGAAGAGGAAAGACCTATCGTTGCCCAACTTTTTACGAGCAATCCTGAAAATATGAAAAATGCGGCTAAACTTTGCGCCAATCTCGGCTTTGACGGAGTGGACATAAACATGGGCTGTCCTGACAGAAAAGTGGAAAAGCAGGGAGCCGGCGCGGCTCTTATGAAAAACCCACCGCTTGCTCGCGCCCTTATTCGGGCGGCCAAAGAAGGCGTCTCCGATGCCTCTAAAAATATTCCCGTTTCGGTCAAAACCCGACTTGGCTACAACAAAGACGAACTGGAGGATTGGCTTCCGGAGTTGCTGGCTGAAAATCCTGCCGTAGTTACCATACATGCTCGCACCCGAAAAGAAATGTCTAAAGTGCCGGCGCGCTGGGAGAGGATAAAAGAGGTGGTAAAAATCAGAGATGCTCTCGGCAGTCAGGCCTTAATTTTTGGAAATGGAGATGTTTCGTCTATTGAAGACGGTGTAAAGCGAGTCGGGGAAAGCTTGGCGGACGGGGTGATGCTCGGTAAAGCGATTTTCGGCCGACCGGACTTGTTTTCCGATTCGCGTGAATTAGAAAATAATTCCGAGGAAATTTTTCCCGAGAAGAGATTGAGAATAATGATTGAGCATACCAAATTGTTTGAGGACTTTTTTGTAAACGAAAATTCCGGAAAATTTTTAGGCGTCAAAAAAAGTTTTGCTATCATGAAAAAACACTATAAGGCCTATGTTTCTGACTTTTCCAAAGCCAAAGAATTGCGTATGAAACTCATGGAAACAGAAAACGCGCATGAGGTGGAAAATGTTGTCAACAGTTTTCTTTTGACTTAG
- the serS gene encoding serine--tRNA ligase yields the protein MLDINFIRENTDLVKEAVKKKRIELDVDEFLKKDSERRILIRKIEEKRAEQNRVGNAISSCRDDLRRKSLVEEMRALKDGMKDDEEYFKTLVTDWKNMMLAVPNIPDMSVPDGKGEEDNLELKTWGEKPQFSFEPKDHVEIMKNLDMVDFERGTKVHGFRGYFLKNEGADMSWAVWNYAREFFGNKNFVPFIAPAIVKKEFFYGTGHLPADAEDLFKTQDDDYLSGTSEVAMMAYHSEEILKKEDLPKRYLAFSPCYRREAGSHGKDTKGLIRVHEFYKLEQLVLCHCDHAESVKIHEELNRNTEEFVESLCIPYRQLAICTGDLKKAQVKSYDTELWMPSQNSYREIASASYYHDFQTRRFNIRYDDGDKKRYAHSLNATAIPTPRVLSAIVENYQQEDGSVLIPKVLQKYMGKEKIERKI from the coding sequence ATGTTAGATATAAATTTTATTCGCGAGAACACAGACCTCGTAAAAGAAGCCGTTAAAAAGAAAAGGATTGAACTTGACGTGGACGAGTTTTTGAAAAAAGATAGCGAGAGAAGAATATTGATTCGGAAAATTGAGGAAAAGCGCGCCGAGCAAAACAGGGTTGGCAACGCGATATCGTCTTGCCGAGACGACCTTAGACGTAAAAGTTTGGTAGAAGAAATGCGCGCCCTAAAAGACGGAATGAAAGACGACGAAGAGTATTTCAAGACGTTAGTGACGGATTGGAAAAACATGATGCTTGCCGTTCCTAATATTCCCGACATGTCGGTTCCTGACGGCAAGGGCGAGGAGGACAATTTGGAGTTAAAAACGTGGGGGGAAAAGCCACAGTTTTCTTTTGAGCCAAAAGACCATGTTGAGATAATGAAAAATTTGGACATGGTGGACTTTGAAAGAGGGACGAAAGTTCACGGTTTTAGAGGATACTTTTTGAAAAATGAAGGAGCGGACATGTCCTGGGCTGTTTGGAATTACGCGCGGGAATTTTTCGGAAATAAAAATTTCGTTCCTTTCATCGCTCCGGCAATAGTAAAGAAGGAATTTTTTTACGGGACGGGGCATTTACCGGCAGACGCCGAGGACCTTTTTAAAACTCAGGACGATGATTATCTTTCGGGTACTTCGGAAGTGGCGATGATGGCCTATCATTCCGAAGAGATTTTAAAGAAAGAAGATTTGCCGAAAAGATATTTGGCTTTTTCACCTTGTTACAGAAGAGAGGCGGGAAGTCACGGCAAGGACACAAAAGGGCTGATACGCGTGCATGAGTTTTACAAATTGGAACAGCTTGTTTTATGCCACTGTGATCATGCCGAATCAGTGAAAATTCACGAGGAGTTAAATCGCAATACGGAAGAATTTGTTGAGTCGCTTTGCATTCCGTATAGGCAACTCGCGATATGCACGGGGGACTTGAAAAAGGCCCAAGTAAAATCATACGACACGGAATTGTGGATGCCTTCGCAGAACTCTTATAGAGAAATCGCCAGCGCTTCGTATTATCATGACTTTCAAACCCGCCGTTTTAATATCCGCTATGACGACGGTGACAAAAAACGCTACGCCCACTCTTTAAACGCCACGGCCATACCGACACCGCGCGTTCTTTCCGCCATAGTTGAAAATTACCAACAGGAAGACGGCTCTGTTTTGATTCCCAAGGTTTTGCAAAAATACATGGGAAAAGAGAAGATAGAGCGAAAGATTTAG
- a CDS encoding type II secretion system protein, with amino-acid sequence MTRYSHKAGFSILELLVVLFIIYVLSTIVVSQIRVAIKRARDTVRIETFHQMETALALYHDRHGVYPCGDNNGRYDSSLSDGFINGAGEDQDSCTGGPLTGLFEEGFIDAWIKDPINSEEDGWFYLYQLPDITANDHRQSYVLYTRLEDKSEMMKEDGGKCDNFYEVGPDAGVADLAYAGAGNLFGTECN; translated from the coding sequence ATGACGCGGTACAGTCACAAAGCGGGTTTTTCCATTTTAGAGCTTCTGGTGGTGCTTTTCATAATATATGTCCTTTCCACGATAGTGGTAAGCCAAATCAGAGTCGCCATAAAAAGAGCGCGCGACACCGTACGTATTGAAACGTTTCATCAAATGGAAACAGCGCTGGCTCTTTATCACGACAGGCATGGTGTTTACCCCTGCGGTGACAACAACGGAAGATACGACTCTTCTTTGAGCGATGGTTTTATAAACGGCGCGGGAGAGGACCAAGACAGTTGCACAGGAGGTCCATTGACCGGGCTTTTTGAAGAGGGCTTTATAGACGCGTGGATAAAAGACCCGATAAATTCAGAGGAAGACGGATGGTTTTATCTTTACCAACTGCCCGACATAACAGCCAACGACCATCGACAAAGTTATGTTCTATACACGCGGCTGGAAGATAAATCGGAAATGATGAAAGAAGACGGCGGTAAATGTGATAATTTTTACGAAGTAGGTCCGGATGCCGGAGTGGCTGACTTGGCTTACGCGGGCGCAGGAAATCTTTTTGGAACGGAATGCAATTAG
- the dnaX gene encoding DNA polymerase III subunit gamma/tau, translating to MPEVVFYRKYRPQEFEECLGQEHIVSALQGSFKQGNVSHAYLFSGSRGTGKTSFARILAKTLGTTANDLYEIDAASNRGIDDVRALREAVYTLPLESKYKIYIVDEAHMMTKEAFNALLKTLEEPPPHVIFVLATTEIDRLPETIISRCEVHTFKKPSVKTLRDLVLNVAKKEGKDMEKSAAELVALLGDGSFRDTHGILQKIVSSFSGKVITEENVRIVSGVPKKEVVNDLLSAVSEKDVEKGLQAVACATEENIDMKTYVKLILHKMRLILLLRFAKDLEKTIKEEVSEEDFEFLKGLAMTSGSNVTSSSLLAFLESADLVGKTAIPQLPIELAVIKSCGV from the coding sequence ATGCCAGAAGTTGTTTTTTACAGAAAATACAGACCGCAGGAATTTGAAGAATGTTTAGGTCAGGAACACATTGTCTCTGCTCTTCAGGGTTCTTTTAAACAAGGTAATGTTTCTCACGCCTATCTTTTTTCCGGCTCTCGTGGCACAGGCAAGACGTCCTTTGCCAGGATTTTAGCCAAGACCCTCGGCACTACGGCAAACGACCTTTACGAAATAGACGCCGCTTCAAACAGGGGCATTGACGACGTGCGGGCGCTACGCGAGGCGGTCTACACTTTGCCTCTTGAATCAAAGTATAAAATTTACATTGTTGACGAGGCGCATATGATGACCAAGGAGGCATTCAACGCTCTTTTAAAGACGCTTGAAGAACCTCCACCTCATGTCATCTTTGTCTTGGCGACTACGGAAATAGACCGATTGCCTGAAACGATAATTTCGAGGTGCGAAGTTCATACGTTTAAAAAACCCTCCGTCAAGACCCTGCGCGACCTCGTTTTAAATGTCGCCAAAAAGGAAGGGAAAGATATGGAAAAAAGCGCGGCGGAACTCGTGGCTTTGCTTGGGGACGGTTCTTTCCGAGATACTCACGGCATACTTCAAAAAATAGTGAGTTCTTTTTCCGGCAAGGTAATAACGGAAGAAAACGTGCGAATCGTTTCCGGCGTTCCGAAAAAGGAGGTGGTGAACGATCTTTTGTCGGCAGTTAGCGAAAAAGACGTTGAAAAAGGGCTTCAGGCGGTAGCTTGCGCTACGGAGGAGAACATTGACATGAAGACCTATGTCAAGCTGATTCTTCACAAGATGCGCCTGATTCTTCTTTTGCGTTTCGCAAAGGACTTGGAAAAGACGATAAAAGAGGAGGTGTCAGAAGAGGATTTTGAGTTTTTAAAAGGTCTTGCGATGACGTCCGGTTCAAATGTGACATCCTCTTCGCTTCTTGCTTTTTTGGAAAGCGCCGATTTGGTCGGCAAGACGGCAATACCGCAGTTGCCTATAGAGCTCGCGGTAATAAAATCGTGTGGCGTGTAG